A window of the Flavobacterium sangjuense genome harbors these coding sequences:
- a CDS encoding YHYH protein, with protein sequence MKSKIHEYQKNNFKIMSNKSILLLLLTTIAHSQTNPIITQWLRNTTGITGRHYVSGNPTPITDAVAANVQTVQYSTNWVYVTTNGIPAYITGPFLDGNPSLATSQNGAIFKMPLNPTQNTGTPTATNGGNIGLFKNGVALFDYRDGASWRNASSQMCGGPTGMCTGDAVWNRDAIPAERGGFDCAKAHPAMGNYHHHQNPSAFNLDLAVISTVCDTYPSDGLYVINSAEHSPLIGFAYDGFPIYGAYGYANADGTGGIVRIKSSYQLRNITTRTHYADGTNVTDGPAVSTTYPLGYFREDYEYVAHPSDASYLDVHNGRFCITPEYPLGIYCYFATVDANHNSAYPYVVGPTFYGNKTAVKVTSISESTTQYTLANADFNLSKLNIKIYPNPAQDFIAIQSDMIEDNLDVTLIDELGKVIQSNKILQGSTLSIIDLSTVYNGIYFVKVASVKDNKTFKIIVNK encoded by the coding sequence ATGAAATCGAAGATTCACGAATACCAAAAAAACAATTTTAAAATCATGAGTAATAAATCAATCTTATTACTGCTGCTTACCACTATCGCGCATTCGCAAACCAATCCCATAATTACACAATGGCTGCGCAATACTACAGGAATTACAGGCCGTCATTATGTATCGGGTAATCCAACACCAATTACTGATGCCGTTGCTGCCAATGTACAAACGGTTCAATATTCAACCAATTGGGTTTATGTGACTACCAATGGAATTCCGGCTTATATTACCGGACCTTTTTTAGATGGAAATCCATCTTTGGCAACTTCACAAAATGGAGCCATTTTCAAAATGCCTTTAAATCCAACTCAGAATACCGGAACGCCAACAGCAACAAACGGAGGAAATATTGGACTGTTTAAAAATGGTGTGGCTTTGTTTGATTATCGTGATGGTGCTTCGTGGAGAAACGCTTCAAGCCAGATGTGTGGCGGACCAACTGGTATGTGCACCGGTGATGCTGTTTGGAACAGAGATGCCATTCCGGCTGAACGCGGCGGATTTGATTGTGCAAAGGCACATCCTGCAATGGGAAATTATCATCATCACCAAAACCCGAGCGCTTTTAATTTAGATTTGGCAGTAATATCAACGGTTTGTGACACGTATCCTTCGGATGGATTATACGTTATCAATTCAGCAGAACATTCTCCGTTGATTGGTTTTGCTTATGATGGTTTTCCAATTTATGGTGCTTATGGTTATGCCAATGCTGATGGAACCGGAGGCATTGTCCGAATAAAATCAAGTTACCAATTGCGTAATATCACCACAAGAACCCATTATGCTGATGGAACCAATGTTACCGATGGTCCTGCGGTAAGTACGACCTATCCTTTGGGTTATTTCAGAGAAGATTATGAATATGTAGCACATCCTTCTGATGCTAGTTATTTAGATGTTCACAACGGACGTTTTTGCATAACGCCTGAATATCCTTTGGGAATTTATTGCTATTTCGCTACGGTTGATGCCAATCATAATTCGGCTTATCCTTATGTAGTTGGCCCAACATTCTACGGTAATAAAACTGCGGTTAAAGTGACTTCGATTTCTGAAAGTACAACACAATATACTTTGGCCAATGCCGATTTTAATTTGTCAAAACTGAATATCAAAATCTATCCGAATCCGGCTCAGGATTTTATTGCTATTCAATCGGATATGATAGAAGATAATTTGGACGTAACACTTATCGATGAACTTGGCAAAGTGATACAATCGAATAAAATCCTTCAGGGAAGCACACTTTCCATTATCGATTTAAGTACCGTTTACAATGGAATATATTTTGTAAAAGTTGCCAGTGTGAAAGACAATAAAACGTTTAAAATAATCGTAAACAAATAA
- a CDS encoding DUF7619 domain-containing protein, protein MKKLYAFTAFFIGLISTAQIVSIPDANFKAKLLQASPTNPIASAEEYISYPAVNTFVSIDTNSDGEIQLSEALAIKFLNINASNISNLEGISSFSNLTDLYCGENHLTSLSLNASQNLKGLGCYDNQLTTLDLTIFPNLKGIDCRFNQLTTLNVNGLIHLEGIVCSSNQLTSLDISNLPSFLDLDCSDNLLTSLNTNGSVNITNIRVDDNPFTELDFSQLIHLNQLDFANNTQLVYVNAKNGSNDEIEFENCPNLRYICVDEPLVAVVQAYLQLQGIEFCQVNTYCSFTPGGNFYTVQGNTHVDYDNNGCDNDDLNYPNLNFIFSNGTASGNIIANSSGQFTLNFISGTYTITPVLENPEYYSISPTNIEVTFPDQVSPLTQNFCITPIGTHQDVEIMIFPLTPARPGFDARYKIIYKNKGNVPSTGSISFTFEDDRIDFVSATPAPTTQNFGVLSWDYANSLPYEIREIITTLNVNSPLETPAVNIGDKLGFTASINPSTVDENTMDNYSGLRQTVVGSFDPNDKTCVEGDIIGPEMIGEYVHYVIRFENTGTYAAENIVVKDIIDTTKFDISTLIPLNGSHNYTTKIMNTNQVEFIFENINLPFDDANNDGYVTFKIKTKPTLVVGDTFSNTADIYFDYNFPIVTNTATTTITALGTQDFEFSNIFTLSPVPAKNSLTITTKQDIMISSVNIYNTLGQLVQVITNPNETIDVSGLKTGSYFIKIISDKGTASSKFIKE, encoded by the coding sequence ATGAAGAAACTTTACGCTTTCACTGCTTTTTTTATTGGTTTAATTAGTACTGCTCAGATAGTAAGCATTCCTGATGCAAACTTTAAAGCTAAGTTATTGCAGGCAAGCCCAACGAATCCAATCGCATCAGCAGAAGAATATATAAGTTATCCTGCTGTGAATACTTTTGTTTCTATTGATACCAATAGCGATGGAGAAATTCAATTATCGGAAGCATTGGCTATAAAGTTCCTTAACATCAATGCCAGCAATATTTCAAATTTAGAAGGGATAAGCAGTTTCAGTAATTTAACAGATTTATATTGCGGTGAAAATCATCTTACATCTTTAAGCCTGAATGCTTCACAAAATCTTAAAGGATTAGGATGCTACGATAACCAATTGACCACATTGGATCTTACAATTTTTCCCAACCTAAAAGGAATTGATTGCAGATTTAATCAACTGACAACATTGAACGTTAATGGACTAATCCATCTTGAAGGCATTGTATGCTCCTCTAATCAGTTAACGTCACTTGATATCAGTAATTTACCAAGTTTTTTAGATCTGGATTGCTCAGACAACCTGCTCACTTCCTTAAACACAAATGGTTCTGTTAATATTACAAATATTAGGGTTGACGACAATCCGTTTACTGAATTGGATTTTAGTCAATTGATTCACCTAAACCAATTGGATTTTGCTAATAATACCCAACTTGTTTATGTGAATGCTAAAAATGGAAGCAATGACGAAATAGAATTTGAAAATTGCCCTAATTTAAGGTACATATGCGTTGATGAGCCACTAGTTGCTGTAGTTCAGGCATATCTTCAATTACAGGGAATTGAGTTTTGCCAGGTAAATACCTATTGCAGTTTTACTCCGGGAGGAAACTTTTATACAGTTCAGGGTAATACTCATGTTGACTATGATAATAACGGTTGTGACAATGATGATTTGAATTATCCTAATCTTAATTTTATTTTCTCAAATGGAACAGCTTCCGGAAATATAATTGCGAATTCCAGTGGACAGTTTACTTTAAATTTTATTTCGGGAACGTATACCATAACACCTGTATTAGAAAATCCGGAATATTACAGTATTTCGCCAACCAATATAGAAGTAACATTTCCAGACCAAGTATCACCTTTGACACAAAACTTTTGTATTACGCCAATTGGGACTCATCAGGATGTAGAAATAATGATTTTTCCATTGACACCTGCAAGACCAGGATTTGATGCGAGATATAAAATTATATATAAGAATAAAGGAAATGTTCCTTCAACTGGAAGTATCAGCTTTACATTTGAGGATGATAGAATTGATTTTGTTTCGGCTACACCAGCACCAACAACTCAAAATTTCGGGGTGTTAAGTTGGGATTATGCTAATTCACTGCCATATGAAATACGGGAAATAATAACTACACTCAATGTCAATTCTCCTTTGGAAACTCCTGCAGTAAATATTGGTGACAAATTAGGTTTTACCGCAAGTATAAATCCATCAACAGTAGATGAAAATACAATGGACAATTATAGTGGCCTAAGACAAACAGTTGTAGGTTCCTTCGATCCAAATGACAAAACATGTGTTGAAGGTGATATCATTGGGCCTGAAATGATTGGGGAATATGTTCATTACGTAATCCGTTTTGAAAATACAGGAACGTACGCTGCTGAAAATATTGTTGTAAAAGATATCATTGACACAACTAAGTTTGACATTTCTACTTTAATCCCATTAAACGGAAGCCATAATTATACAACCAAAATTATGAATACGAATCAGGTAGAATTTATATTTGAAAACATCAATCTTCCTTTTGATGATGCTAACAATGATGGTTATGTTACCTTTAAAATCAAAACAAAACCAACATTAGTTGTAGGAGATACTTTTAGCAATACAGCAGATATTTATTTTGATTATAATTTCCCAATTGTTACCAATACGGCTACAACGACAATTACCGCTTTAGGAACACAGGACTTTGAGTTCAGTAATATATTTACTTTGTCTCCGGTTCCTGCGAAGAATAGCCTAACTATTACAACTAAGCAAGACATCATGATTTCTTCGGTAAATATCTATAACACACTTGGGCAATTGGTTCAGGTTATTACTAATCCAAACGAAACGATTGATGTTTCAGGATTGAAAACAGGAAGTTACTTTATTAAGATTATTAGCGATAAGGGAACTGCAAGCAGTAAGTTTATTAAAGAATAA
- the fabG gene encoding 3-oxoacyl-[acyl-carrier-protein] reductase yields MKLLEGKVAIITGASRGIGSGIAKIFAQHGANVAFTYSSSAESALVLENELSAMGIKAKGYKSNAADFNEAQKLVDDVLAEFGNVDVLINNAGITKDNLLMRMSEEDFDKVIEINLKSVFNMTKAVQKIMLKNRKGSIVNMSSVVGVKGNAGQANYAASKAGMIGFTKSVALELGSRNIRCNAIAPGFIETEMTAKLNEDVVQGWRDSIPLKRGGTPEDVANACLFFASDMSAYVSGQVLNVCGGMLT; encoded by the coding sequence ATGAAATTATTAGAAGGAAAAGTAGCCATCATCACCGGCGCAAGTAGAGGAATTGGAAGCGGAATCGCAAAAATATTTGCACAACACGGAGCAAACGTTGCGTTTACGTATAGTTCATCTGCAGAATCTGCGCTAGTTTTAGAAAACGAATTATCGGCGATGGGAATCAAAGCCAAAGGATATAAATCAAATGCAGCCGATTTCAACGAAGCTCAAAAACTGGTTGATGATGTGTTAGCAGAATTCGGAAATGTTGATGTACTAATCAACAACGCCGGAATTACCAAAGACAATCTTTTAATGCGTATGTCTGAGGAGGATTTTGATAAAGTAATTGAAATCAACCTGAAGTCGGTTTTCAATATGACTAAAGCTGTTCAAAAAATCATGCTGAAAAACCGTAAAGGTTCTATTGTCAATATGAGTTCGGTTGTTGGTGTAAAAGGAAATGCCGGTCAGGCTAATTATGCGGCTTCAAAAGCGGGAATGATTGGTTTTACCAAATCAGTAGCTTTGGAATTAGGCTCGAGAAATATTCGTTGTAACGCTATTGCACCTGGATTTATTGAAACTGAAATGACTGCAAAATTAAACGAAGATGTGGTGCAAGGCTGGAGAGATTCTATTCCGTTGAAGCGTGGTGGAACTCCGGAAGATGTTGCGAATGCCTGTCTTTTCTTTGCTTCCGATATGAGTGCTTATGTTTCTGGTCAGGTGTTGAATGTTTGCGGAGGAATGCTTACCTAA
- a CDS encoding cytochrome-c peroxidase — protein sequence MKFNWKYILGTWIALVGFGFSNQTTTPLYLDVPKGWPKPVYDFDRNPLTEEGFQLGRYLFYDPILSKDSTISCASCHLQQTGFTHVDHKLSHGIEGKIGTRNAMILINLAWNKDFMWDGGVNNLEMQPINPITNPAEMGETLEHVIAKLQASEKYRTLFSKAFGDEKVNSQRLLKALAQFTVMLKSSNAKYDKVMRKEESFTTQEQHGYDLFKTNCASCHKEPLFSDTKFERNGLAVDETLNDSGRMKITGKQEDYLRFKIPSLRNSYYTYPYMHDGRFKTLMEVIKHYNSLGNDKNLPAALVKPMNLSDNDRVDLIAFLYTLTDREFLFNKRFSFPRE from the coding sequence ATGAAATTCAATTGGAAATATATCTTGGGAACTTGGATTGCTTTAGTTGGTTTTGGATTTTCAAATCAAACTACTACTCCACTATATCTTGATGTGCCAAAAGGCTGGCCAAAACCAGTTTATGATTTTGATAGAAACCCATTAACCGAAGAAGGTTTTCAACTTGGCAGGTATTTGTTTTACGATCCAATTTTATCAAAAGACAGTACCATTTCGTGTGCTAGCTGTCATTTGCAGCAAACCGGTTTTACACATGTTGATCATAAATTGAGTCATGGAATTGAAGGAAAGATTGGCACTCGCAATGCAATGATTTTAATTAACCTGGCCTGGAACAAAGACTTTATGTGGGATGGCGGTGTAAATAATTTGGAAATGCAACCCATAAATCCGATAACTAATCCGGCAGAAATGGGTGAAACATTGGAACATGTAATAGCCAAATTGCAGGCAAGCGAAAAATACAGAACGTTATTTTCTAAAGCTTTTGGTGATGAAAAAGTCAACAGTCAAAGGCTTTTAAAGGCGTTAGCACAATTTACCGTAATGCTAAAATCATCAAATGCAAAATATGATAAAGTCATGCGCAAAGAAGAAAGTTTCACAACGCAAGAGCAACACGGTTATGATTTGTTTAAAACGAATTGTGCATCCTGTCATAAAGAGCCGCTTTTTAGCGATACAAAATTTGAAAGAAACGGATTGGCTGTTGATGAAACTTTGAATGATTCTGGCCGAATGAAAATCACCGGAAAACAAGAAGATTATCTGCGTTTTAAAATTCCGTCGCTGAGAAACTCTTATTATACCTATCCATACATGCATGATGGCAGGTTTAAAACCCTAATGGAAGTTATAAAGCATTACAATTCTCTTGGAAACGATAAAAATCTACCTGCAGCATTGGTTAAACCAATGAATCTTTCAGATAATGACAGGGTAGATTTAATTGCATTTTTATATACACTAACGGATAGAGAATTTCTATTTAACAAACGATTTTCATTTCCAAGAGAATAA
- a CDS encoding DUF7619 domain-containing protein, which translates to MKKLSTFLVLFLVGMTCQAQIINFPDANFKAKLLAASTSNQIGKDLAGNYIKIDANNNGEIEISEAQQISWLDVNNQNAAASVLISNVTGIENFTNLVRLNVAYNTITAINLAPFTNLQVFLCQSNQITSLDFTGLTSVTGITAWQNQLTSVNVNGLVNLTTAWFDTNQLTTVDFSSCINLNNVYCTSNQLVFMNIKNGKNEANVGLGSNPNLRYICADEGQLNNIQNLLDVFSMTNCNIGTYCSFTPGGNYYTIQGNGKFDYNTNGCDLLDIPYPYLKLNFSGVTTGSMFANTSGNYSIPVSAGTHAITPVLENPTYFTVSPASTAVTFPSASSPYTQDFCISANGIHNDVETWIYPLTRARAGFDARYKIVYKNKGNQMMSGTLTFGFDDDYMDFVSASPAPESINFSLLTWSYVNLFPFETREIEVTLNMNTPSESLPLNIGSVIKFESTIFPLAGDETQTDNSHRLQQVVVGSYDPNDKNCLEGNIVGVEKVGEYVHYMIRFENTGNYAAENVVVKDIIDTAKFDIATLVPLNGSHSFITKITNTNRVEFIFENINLPFDDANNDGYVVFKIKTKSTLVVGNTFSNSSSIYFDYNFPIVTNTATTTIAALGTQDFEFSSVFTLSPVPAKNVLTITTRQNVIISSVNIYNTLGQLVQVITNPNETIDVSGLKTGSYFIKIISDKGTASSKFIKE; encoded by the coding sequence ATGAAAAAACTCAGTACATTTTTGGTTTTATTTTTAGTTGGTATGACATGTCAGGCTCAGATTATTAATTTCCCGGATGCTAATTTTAAGGCGAAGTTGTTGGCGGCGAGTACGAGTAATCAAATTGGTAAAGATTTAGCTGGGAATTATATAAAAATTGATGCTAATAATAACGGAGAAATTGAAATAAGTGAAGCTCAACAAATATCATGGTTAGATGTTAATAACCAAAATGCAGCAGCTTCAGTTTTAATTTCAAATGTTACCGGAATAGAAAATTTTACAAATCTGGTAAGATTAAATGTTGCATATAATACCATTACCGCTATTAATCTCGCTCCCTTTACAAATCTGCAAGTTTTTTTATGTCAGTCAAATCAAATAACCTCTCTTGATTTTACAGGACTAACTAGTGTAACAGGTATAACAGCATGGCAAAATCAACTTACTTCTGTAAATGTAAATGGATTAGTAAATCTTACGACAGCTTGGTTTGATACAAATCAATTAACCACTGTAGATTTTAGTTCTTGCATAAATTTGAATAATGTTTACTGTACCAGTAATCAACTCGTGTTTATGAATATAAAAAACGGGAAAAATGAAGCAAACGTCGGTCTCGGTAGTAATCCAAATTTAAGATATATATGTGCTGATGAAGGTCAGTTAAATAATATCCAAAATCTTTTAGATGTATTTTCAATGACCAATTGTAACATTGGAACGTATTGCTCATTTACACCCGGAGGAAATTATTATACAATCCAAGGTAACGGTAAATTTGATTATAATACTAATGGCTGTGATTTGTTGGACATCCCTTATCCATACCTAAAACTTAACTTTTCAGGAGTGACTACCGGGAGTATGTTTGCAAATACATCAGGCAATTATTCAATACCTGTTTCAGCGGGAACTCATGCCATTACGCCTGTTTTAGAAAATCCAACTTATTTTACAGTTTCTCCAGCATCGACAGCTGTGACTTTCCCTAGTGCAAGTAGTCCATATACACAAGACTTTTGTATTTCTGCAAATGGAATTCACAATGATGTAGAAACATGGATTTATCCATTAACCCGAGCCAGAGCAGGATTTGATGCAAGATATAAAATTGTATACAAAAACAAAGGAAATCAAATGATGTCGGGAACGTTGACATTTGGTTTTGATGATGATTATATGGATTTTGTTTCGGCTTCACCGGCACCGGAAAGTATAAACTTTAGTTTGCTGACATGGAGTTATGTTAATCTCTTTCCTTTTGAAACACGTGAGATAGAAGTCACGCTCAATATGAACACGCCATCGGAGTCGCTTCCGCTTAATATTGGCAGCGTAATAAAATTTGAATCTACAATATTTCCATTGGCCGGAGACGAAACCCAAACGGACAATTCACACCGCTTACAGCAAGTTGTTGTGGGTTCATATGATCCAAATGATAAAAACTGCTTGGAAGGAAATATAGTTGGTGTCGAAAAGGTTGGTGAGTATGTACATTATATGATACGCTTTGAAAACACCGGAAATTATGCTGCTGAAAATGTTGTTGTGAAAGATATTATTGATACTGCTAAGTTTGATATTGCCACTTTAGTGCCTTTAAATGGCAGCCATTCTTTTATAACAAAGATTACAAATACAAATAGAGTGGAGTTTATCTTTGAAAATATCAATCTGCCATTTGATGATGCCAACAACGATGGTTATGTGGTGTTTAAAATTAAAACCAAGTCAACATTGGTGGTTGGAAATACTTTTAGTAATAGCTCAAGTATTTATTTTGATTATAATTTTCCAATTGTTACCAATACGGCTACAACGACAATTGCCGCTTTAGGAACACAGGATTTTGAGTTCAGCAGCGTATTTACTTTGTCTCCGGTTCCTGCCAAAAATGTGTTGACAATCACAACAAGACAAAATGTGATAATAAGTTCGGTAAATATCTATAATACACTTGGGCAATTGGTTCAGGTTATTACTAATCCAAATGAAACGATAGATGTTTCAGGATTGAAAACCGGAAGCTATTTTATCAAGATTATAAGCGATAAAGGAACGGCGAGCAGTAAGTTTATTAAAGAATAA
- a CDS encoding MbnP family protein encodes MAVSFHLEFNKLPLELNKKYVSVSKDTLIIETFRCYISNIQIQYEDKSVFTEKNSYHLLDAEHPDSFQIPITKKSDKLISKITFDIGIDSLTNTSGAMAGDLDPIKGMYWAWQSGYINTKIEGKSSSCKTRNNEFQFHIGGYLQPYYAIRKMKFDCNKKADNDIYIGIDLNPFFSNLELKETNSVMIPGKDAMKLANYSTKMFYSQ; translated from the coding sequence TTGGCAGTTAGTTTTCATTTGGAATTTAATAAACTTCCACTCGAATTAAACAAAAAATATGTTTCGGTAAGCAAAGACACTTTGATTATTGAAACCTTTAGATGTTATATTTCCAATATTCAGATTCAGTATGAAGACAAGTCTGTCTTCACTGAAAAAAACAGCTATCACCTACTCGATGCTGAACATCCAGATTCGTTTCAAATTCCAATTACCAAAAAGAGTGACAAACTAATTTCCAAAATCACTTTCGATATTGGCATCGACAGTTTAACCAATACTTCTGGCGCAATGGCTGGTGATTTAGATCCAATAAAGGGAATGTATTGGGCTTGGCAAAGTGGTTATATTAACACAAAAATTGAAGGTAAAAGCTCGAGCTGTAAGACTAGAAACAATGAGTTTCAGTTTCATATTGGCGGCTATCTGCAACCCTATTATGCCATACGCAAGATGAAATTTGATTGTAACAAAAAAGCTGATAATGACATTTATATTGGTATCGATTTGAATCCGTTTTTCTCTAATTTGGAACTAAAAGAAACCAACAGCGTAATGATTCCGGGAAAGGATGCGATGAAATTGGCAAATTACAGCACCAAAATGTTTTATTCGCAATGA
- a CDS encoding cytochrome-c peroxidase produces the protein MKLRYLSFLLIPTFWSCSSSSGSDYVDPYANVKATFGTNIDLDNLANYANQTIPPYITKDNTAGNPITDKGATLGRVLFYDKNLSSNNTISCASCHQQANAFSDTNVASNGVNGTTGRHAMRLINSRFAVENKFFWDERAATLEFQTTQPIQNHIEMGFSGTSGDEGFSGLITKLNQIGYYKELFKFVYGSEEITESKVQLALAQFVRSIQSFDSKYDTGRAQVANDGQAFPNFTAQENQGKQLFLAPPVFDATGNRTGGGVGCAGCHAAPEFDIAPNSGNNGIIGNLGTTGIDITNTRAPSLRDLVKLDGTLNGPLMHTGVITSLQAAIGHYGTINIAPGNTNLDPKLRPNGFGQRLNFNAQEINSLIAFLRTLSGSNVYVDTKWSNPFPN, from the coding sequence ATGAAACTACGTTATTTATCATTTCTTCTTATACCAACATTTTGGTCATGTAGCAGTTCTTCCGGTAGTGATTACGTTGATCCGTATGCTAATGTAAAAGCAACATTTGGAACGAATATCGATTTAGATAATCTGGCAAATTATGCTAATCAAACCATTCCACCTTACATCACAAAAGACAATACCGCCGGAAATCCAATCACGGATAAAGGAGCAACTTTAGGAAGAGTTTTATTTTATGACAAAAATTTGTCTTCCAATAATACCATTTCGTGTGCCAGTTGCCACCAACAAGCAAATGCTTTTAGCGATACCAATGTAGCCAGCAATGGTGTAAACGGAACCACAGGCAGGCATGCCATGCGTTTAATTAACTCCCGATTTGCTGTTGAAAATAAGTTTTTTTGGGATGAGCGTGCGGCAACATTAGAGTTTCAAACAACACAGCCTATCCAAAATCATATCGAAATGGGATTCAGTGGTACCAGTGGCGATGAAGGTTTTAGTGGTTTGATAACCAAGCTTAATCAAATTGGCTACTACAAAGAACTGTTCAAGTTTGTCTATGGTTCGGAAGAAATTACCGAAAGTAAAGTTCAGTTGGCATTGGCACAATTCGTTAGAAGCATTCAGTCCTTCGATAGTAAATACGATACCGGAAGAGCCCAAGTTGCCAATGACGGACAAGCATTTCCCAATTTTACAGCGCAGGAAAATCAGGGAAAACAATTATTCTTAGCGCCTCCTGTTTTTGATGCTACGGGTAACCGAACAGGTGGTGGCGTTGGCTGTGCCGGTTGTCATGCTGCGCCCGAGTTTGATATTGCTCCAAATTCAGGAAATAATGGAATCATCGGTAATTTAGGCACAACAGGCATTGACATTACCAATACCCGAGCTCCTTCCCTACGCGACCTTGTTAAATTGGACGGAACATTGAATGGACCGTTGATGCATACAGGTGTAATTACAAGTTTACAGGCTGCCATTGGTCATTACGGAACTATAAATATTGCTCCGGGAAATACGAATCTTGATCCAAAGCTGAGACCTAATGGATTTGGGCAACGGTTAAATTTTAATGCGCAGGAAATTAATTCTTTAATAGCCTTTTTGAGAACCCTTTCCGGTTCTAATGTCTATGTTGATACAAAATGGTCAAATCCATTTCCGAATTAA
- a CDS encoding periplasmic heavy metal sensor, translating to MEKTKLLTIAVIGLLLLNLGTLGFLILKGKDHRLPHEGGRPEPKEVIINKLHFDAQQQENYAELIKWHRGEITRLDDSIRSAKNELYTQLNQAEVNVKTKDSLILLLNSYQKQVEETHFKHFEDIKKLCHQDQMENFKELTQELSRIFAPKPRRPRHD from the coding sequence ATGGAAAAAACAAAACTATTAACGATTGCCGTTATCGGATTATTGCTGCTCAATTTGGGCACATTAGGCTTTTTGATTCTAAAGGGAAAAGACCACAGACTTCCACATGAAGGCGGCAGACCGGAACCAAAAGAAGTAATTATAAATAAATTGCATTTTGATGCACAACAACAAGAGAATTATGCCGAGTTAATAAAATGGCATCGCGGAGAAATTACAAGGCTTGATGATAGCATTCGAAGTGCTAAAAACGAATTGTATACACAATTAAATCAAGCTGAAGTCAATGTAAAAACAAAAGACAGTCTGATTCTGCTTTTGAATTCATATCAAAAACAAGTAGAAGAAACACATTTCAAACATTTTGAAGATATCAAAAAGCTGTGTCACCAAGACCAAATGGAGAACTTCAAAGAGTTGACGCAAGAATTATCCAGAATATTTGCTCCAAAACCACGCAGACCAAGACATGACTAG
- a CDS encoding RNA polymerase sigma factor codes for MIENQFLFEKLYHEYKTLVFNVALNYLQNVEDAEEITQDVFVKVYNSLENFNQKSSHKTWIYRITINQCLDYIKQKNSQKRFFIFGKKSQNEQEYLNTATFEHPGILMENQEDAAILFSFINTLTENQKTAFLLSKLDGLSNPEISEIMQLSISSVESLVFRAKVVLQDKLSEKFNNYRKKK; via the coding sequence ATGATTGAAAACCAATTCCTTTTTGAAAAACTTTATCATGAGTATAAAACGCTCGTGTTCAATGTGGCGTTGAATTATCTGCAAAACGTTGAAGACGCTGAGGAAATCACGCAAGATGTTTTTGTGAAAGTTTATAATTCTTTGGAAAACTTCAATCAAAAATCGTCGCATAAAACCTGGATTTATCGAATTACGATTAATCAATGTTTGGATTATATCAAGCAAAAGAACAGTCAGAAGCGCTTTTTTATTTTTGGAAAGAAAAGCCAGAACGAACAGGAATATCTCAACACAGCAACCTTTGAGCATCCTGGAATTTTAATGGAAAATCAGGAAGATGCCGCAATTCTTTTTTCATTCATCAACACCTTAACCGAAAATCAAAAGACCGCTTTTTTGCTTTCAAAATTAGATGGATTGAGTAATCCTGAGATTTCTGAAATTATGCAATTGAGCATTTCCTCTGTGGAATCACTTGTATTCAGGGCAAAAGTCGTGCTTCAGGATAAATTATCTGAGAAATTCAACAACTACCGCAAGAAAAAATAA